In a genomic window of Occallatibacter riparius:
- a CDS encoding S1 family peptidase, producing the protein MSAALVCVLPMLAGCGAAAGTTQAATSALSITPGVSSLDTNCTGCNGVNRRGEPVHKFAALTSNGATAQVTWSVSGGDRVAGPGTIDAAGRYTPPSYLTADHAEVTITAHLEDASGLTASAPVTIRPGFLQPLTPENAAVGPGGTVTIAGKLAVAGGQTVIHFALAATAQGGGNGAGTLSAPICDRSEKAFTTCTVTYTAPATITGSSAVYVVATASGAGGKASRTETELLLNSAGVSSNPMAHQELQPSLMSLGNSGGNNSDYDAHGNTIADCCSGTLGALVQDNTGRQYVLSNNHVLAKSDHATVGDAIVQPGLIDNNCTPNGVGPGTLPVANLTLWVPLKSAQTNVDAAIAQTASRTIESGGNILELGTRQADGSLAAAPPGISSTSGRGEAAGLRMRVAKSGRTTGLTCGGVSAIDLDVAVDYFSDCAETRPYTTKVFTNQLGISGDRFSDAGDSGALVVNAANAEPVGLFFAGGTDAAGVGHGVANPAGDVLNALSSASGNGMSFTFVGGADHAVSCLNYGNSTVRTAQELALSDAETTRGQQALFAARSLVNPAAGILGVSMGKSTDHAGEAAVLVYVGEHLKAAVPATIEGARTVVIPATSEEVALGTAAVDNGAAAEIPLAGDVLERAIRLKQQVARRLMLREKAFFGVGVGQSLDNPRDAALVVYVDRNHVPASLPQTIEGVRTRYVIMDRLHVTRSYATQVQSTRHCLAPEALDTAPLLPLSRQIDLP; encoded by the coding sequence TTGAGTGCGGCGCTGGTGTGCGTGCTGCCGATGCTGGCGGGGTGTGGAGCAGCCGCCGGAACGACGCAAGCTGCGACCTCTGCGCTTTCCATTACTCCCGGGGTGTCGAGCCTGGACACCAACTGTACAGGATGCAATGGCGTGAATCGCCGCGGCGAGCCTGTGCACAAGTTCGCGGCGCTGACGAGCAACGGAGCGACCGCGCAGGTTACGTGGTCGGTGTCCGGTGGCGATCGCGTGGCAGGGCCGGGAACGATTGATGCAGCGGGACGTTATACGCCGCCGAGCTATCTGACCGCAGACCACGCAGAGGTCACGATCACCGCTCATCTGGAGGATGCTTCAGGATTGACAGCGAGCGCGCCAGTCACAATCAGGCCGGGATTTCTGCAGCCGCTGACGCCGGAGAACGCTGCTGTTGGTCCCGGTGGAACCGTGACGATTGCAGGGAAGCTCGCAGTGGCCGGAGGGCAGACAGTGATTCACTTCGCGCTGGCAGCGACTGCGCAGGGCGGAGGCAACGGAGCCGGCACCCTGAGCGCGCCGATCTGCGATCGCAGCGAGAAGGCATTCACCACCTGCACGGTGACCTACACAGCACCTGCGACGATCACGGGGTCATCTGCGGTTTATGTGGTTGCGACTGCAAGCGGCGCGGGCGGAAAGGCGTCGAGGACCGAGACGGAGCTGCTGTTGAATTCGGCGGGAGTTTCGAGCAATCCGATGGCGCACCAGGAACTGCAGCCCTCGCTGATGTCGCTGGGCAACTCGGGCGGCAACAACTCGGATTACGATGCGCACGGCAACACGATTGCCGATTGCTGTAGCGGAACGCTAGGCGCGCTGGTGCAGGACAATACGGGCCGGCAGTACGTGCTGAGCAATAATCACGTGCTGGCGAAGAGCGATCATGCGACGGTGGGCGATGCGATTGTGCAGCCTGGGCTGATTGATAACAACTGCACCCCCAATGGGGTTGGTCCCGGCACATTGCCGGTTGCCAACCTGACGCTGTGGGTGCCGCTCAAGTCCGCTCAGACGAATGTGGACGCTGCGATTGCGCAGACCGCGAGCCGGACCATTGAGAGCGGCGGCAACATTCTGGAACTGGGGACGCGCCAAGCAGATGGTTCTCTCGCGGCGGCGCCGCCGGGTATTTCGTCTACGTCAGGTCGCGGCGAGGCCGCGGGGCTGCGAATGCGGGTGGCGAAGAGCGGACGGACTACGGGGCTCACGTGCGGAGGCGTATCCGCGATCGATCTGGACGTGGCGGTGGACTACTTCTCAGACTGCGCCGAGACTCGGCCTTACACGACGAAGGTTTTCACCAATCAGCTTGGTATCAGCGGCGACCGCTTCAGTGACGCCGGCGACTCAGGGGCGCTGGTGGTGAATGCTGCGAACGCAGAGCCTGTGGGCCTGTTCTTCGCAGGCGGGACGGATGCGGCTGGCGTGGGACATGGCGTGGCGAATCCGGCGGGAGACGTTCTGAATGCGCTCTCGAGTGCGTCCGGAAACGGGATGAGCTTCACGTTTGTGGGCGGTGCCGATCACGCGGTGAGCTGTTTGAACTATGGGAACAGCACGGTGCGCACGGCGCAGGAACTTGCGCTCTCAGATGCGGAGACTACGCGCGGGCAGCAGGCGTTGTTTGCTGCGCGGAGCCTGGTGAATCCGGCTGCGGGAATTCTGGGCGTGAGCATGGGCAAGAGCACGGACCATGCCGGCGAGGCCGCAGTGCTTGTTTATGTTGGCGAGCATCTGAAGGCTGCCGTACCCGCGACGATTGAAGGTGCGCGCACGGTGGTGATCCCGGCCACCAGCGAAGAGGTTGCGCTGGGAACGGCTGCGGTGGACAACGGGGCCGCAGCGGAGATTCCGCTGGCAGGGGATGTACTGGAGCGCGCCATCCGGCTGAAGCAGCAGGTTGCGCGCAGGTTGATGCTGCGGGAGAAGGCGTTCTTCGGCGTGGGTGTTGGACAGAGCCTGGATAATCCGCGTGACGCAGCGCTGGTTGTGTATGTCGACCGCAACCACGTTCCGGCGAGCCTGCCGCAGACGATTGAGGGTGTGCGCACGCGCTACGTCATCATGGACCGGCTGCACGTGACGCGGTCGTATGCAACCCAGGTGCAATCGACACGGCATTGCCTGGCGCCGGAAGCCCTGGATACTGCGCCGCTGTTGCCGCTCTCGCGGCAGATCGATCTTCCCTAG
- a CDS encoding type I phosphomannose isomerase catalytic subunit, with amino-acid sequence MAIQASPQTLAPFLIEPRFVTRVWGFDDLRPWFDRSKDAGDPLGEVWLTGDDCRVATGPYSGKTMAEVIAQESRAILGSVAPRVESPLLIKVIFAREKLSVQVHPDDRLAQKYGEPRGKTECWYALASQPGAQVAAGLKSGVTLDQVRSGIHDGTLEQSLNVLPVEQGDMIFVDAGTVHAIWPGSILLETQQNCDITYRMYDYGRPRELHIEKSLEATRLTTRAGKVPPLQREDRTILVDAEYFRVERIPVQGSRNSATLAASDEPGPGMAYLFAAAGSARLTGDGFNSIEIPPRGIVCVPAASPDFKIEDLGGLDLIRMSPRWPAPGA; translated from the coding sequence ATGGCAATTCAAGCGTCGCCCCAGACACTCGCACCCTTTCTCATCGAGCCTCGCTTCGTCACACGCGTGTGGGGCTTCGACGATCTGCGCCCCTGGTTTGACCGCAGCAAGGACGCAGGCGATCCGTTGGGCGAAGTCTGGCTCACCGGCGACGACTGCCGCGTTGCGACCGGCCCCTACTCCGGCAAGACCATGGCTGAAGTCATTGCGCAGGAGTCCCGCGCCATCCTCGGCTCCGTGGCGCCGCGCGTCGAGTCGCCGCTGCTCATCAAAGTGATCTTCGCGCGCGAGAAGCTCAGCGTGCAGGTCCACCCTGACGACCGACTCGCCCAGAAGTACGGCGAACCCCGCGGTAAAACCGAGTGCTGGTATGCGCTCGCCTCGCAGCCCGGCGCGCAGGTTGCCGCTGGACTGAAGTCCGGCGTCACGCTGGATCAGGTCCGCTCCGGTATCCACGACGGCACGCTCGAACAGAGCCTGAACGTTCTGCCCGTTGAACAGGGCGACATGATCTTTGTCGATGCAGGTACCGTGCACGCAATCTGGCCCGGCTCCATCTTGCTTGAGACGCAGCAGAACTGCGACATCACGTACCGCATGTACGACTACGGCCGACCCCGCGAACTCCACATCGAGAAGTCCCTTGAAGCCACGCGCCTCACCACGCGCGCCGGCAAGGTGCCGCCCCTCCAGCGTGAAGACCGCACCATTCTAGTGGACGCCGAATACTTCCGCGTCGAACGAATCCCGGTGCAGGGAAGCCGCAACTCCGCGACGCTCGCCGCGTCTGACGAACCCGGCCCCGGAATGGCCTATCTGTTTGCCGCTGCCGGCTCAGCCCGTCTCACAGGCGACGGGTTTAATTCAATAGAGATCCCCCCGCGCGGCATCGTCTGCGTCCCAGCCGCCTCGCCTGACTTCAAGATCGAGGACCTTGGCGGCCTCGATCTCATCCGCATGTCGCCGCGCTGGCCGGCACCCGGAGCCTGA
- a CDS encoding glycoside hydrolase family 44 protein, with the protein MAGCGGGGGSSTPPSLTTPTVTVTPAASSLTTAQDLSVAVSVSAPAGKPTPTGSVIVSSGGYSSAAAGLSGGSATIKVPAGSLAVGTATLSAKYSPDAAGASTYSNASGTASVTVKTPSPITSITVTPNTATIGTQQQFTANVLGTGSFSTAVTWSVSCSSCGGLSAGSISASGLYDTPYPAPASVVITATSTLDTTASGSVTVALNAPAAGAGPALTVDAANKTHAISPYIYGMNAFSLDPNVEKQINLPMDRWGGDATSRYNYKLDVTNAASDWYFENGTGKTGQQDTSAFNQQVQNDIAVGAKTMGTMPVLGWVAKDGTTCSFPTADYPRQVGFDPYRSSCGNGVYPQGVNGCSQADGCNITGIDPTKTSTAVGPSWAGEWVAYLVSKFGKAASGGVAIYDLDNEPAWWDAVHRDVHPSPSTYDEVTNNGIATALAIKNADPTAAVSGPVVDNWWNYFYSKKDIENGWGNGGPCWEPWSNPVDRTAHGGVPFIEYYLQQFKAAETSHGARLLDYLDLHTYFAGSYNGQGVGFATAGNTGEQKVRVNSTRVFWDPTYTDPNYPQPNYSTDANYTANCATPLRAPQLIAMAQKWVADNYPGTKIAFTEYNWGGQESINGAIAQADVLGIFGAYGLDLATLWGPPDPAKGQTPGLIAFEIYRNYDGKNSMFGDTALKSASADQGELSVYGAERASDGALTIVVINKTYGALTSTLSLQNFTSSGTTAQVFQYSNADLTRIVALPAVPITAPSGRGTTSTIAGTFPAQSITLLVVPK; encoded by the coding sequence ATGGCTGGATGCGGAGGAGGAGGCGGATCGAGCACGCCGCCGAGTTTGACCACACCTACGGTGACGGTGACTCCGGCAGCAAGCAGCCTTACGACTGCGCAGGATTTGAGCGTAGCGGTAAGCGTGAGTGCCCCGGCGGGCAAGCCTACGCCGACGGGGTCCGTGATTGTGAGTAGCGGCGGCTATTCGTCAGCGGCCGCTGGACTGAGCGGCGGCAGCGCGACGATCAAGGTGCCGGCGGGCTCACTGGCGGTGGGTACGGCCACGCTCAGCGCCAAGTACAGTCCGGATGCGGCGGGGGCAAGCACCTATAGCAACGCTTCGGGCACTGCGTCCGTGACGGTGAAGACTCCTTCTCCGATCACGTCGATCACGGTTACGCCAAATACAGCGACGATTGGTACACAGCAGCAATTCACAGCGAACGTGCTAGGGACGGGAAGCTTCAGCACTGCGGTTACGTGGTCGGTGAGTTGCTCATCGTGCGGAGGACTCAGCGCCGGATCGATCAGTGCATCGGGGCTGTATGACACGCCCTATCCGGCGCCGGCATCAGTGGTGATCACTGCGACAAGCACGCTGGACACGACGGCGAGCGGAAGCGTGACCGTCGCGCTGAATGCTCCGGCAGCAGGGGCGGGGCCGGCGCTTACGGTGGACGCGGCGAACAAGACGCATGCGATCAGTCCGTACATCTACGGCATGAACGCGTTCTCGCTTGATCCGAATGTAGAGAAGCAAATCAATCTGCCCATGGACAGGTGGGGCGGGGATGCGACATCGCGTTACAACTACAAGCTCGATGTGACGAACGCCGCGAGCGACTGGTATTTCGAGAATGGAACCGGGAAGACGGGTCAGCAGGACACGAGCGCATTCAACCAGCAGGTGCAGAACGATATCGCGGTTGGAGCGAAGACGATGGGAACCATGCCGGTGCTGGGCTGGGTGGCGAAGGACGGGACCACGTGCAGCTTTCCAACGGCGGACTATCCCAGGCAGGTTGGCTTCGATCCGTATCGATCCAGTTGCGGGAACGGCGTGTATCCGCAGGGCGTGAACGGCTGCTCGCAGGCTGACGGATGCAACATCACAGGGATCGATCCGACGAAGACGAGCACGGCGGTGGGGCCGTCGTGGGCAGGCGAGTGGGTTGCGTATCTTGTGAGCAAATTCGGCAAAGCGGCCAGCGGCGGCGTTGCGATTTACGATCTCGATAACGAGCCGGCATGGTGGGATGCGGTGCACAGGGACGTGCACCCATCGCCTTCGACTTACGACGAGGTGACGAACAACGGCATTGCGACGGCGCTGGCGATTAAGAACGCAGACCCAACTGCGGCGGTGAGCGGGCCAGTCGTCGACAACTGGTGGAACTACTTTTACTCGAAGAAGGATATTGAGAACGGCTGGGGCAACGGAGGCCCGTGCTGGGAGCCGTGGAGCAATCCGGTGGATCGCACGGCGCATGGCGGCGTTCCGTTTATCGAGTACTATCTGCAACAGTTCAAGGCGGCGGAGACAAGCCACGGCGCGCGACTGCTCGATTATCTGGATCTGCACACCTATTTCGCAGGCAGTTACAACGGGCAAGGAGTAGGCTTCGCGACAGCGGGCAATACTGGGGAGCAGAAGGTACGGGTGAACTCAACGCGGGTGTTCTGGGATCCGACTTACACCGACCCCAACTATCCGCAGCCCAACTACAGCACCGACGCGAACTACACGGCGAACTGCGCTACTCCGCTGCGGGCACCGCAGCTGATTGCGATGGCGCAGAAGTGGGTTGCGGATAACTACCCCGGCACCAAGATCGCGTTCACTGAATACAACTGGGGCGGACAGGAGAGTATCAACGGGGCCATCGCGCAGGCTGACGTGCTTGGCATATTTGGAGCCTATGGCCTGGACCTGGCGACGCTCTGGGGACCTCCTGATCCGGCCAAGGGGCAGACGCCCGGCCTGATCGCATTTGAGATTTATCGCAACTACGACGGTAAGAATTCGATGTTCGGCGATACTGCCCTGAAATCGGCGAGCGCCGATCAGGGCGAGTTGTCGGTTTATGGCGCGGAGCGTGCATCGGACGGGGCGTTGACCATCGTGGTGATCAACAAGACGTATGGGGCGTTGACATCGACGCTGTCCCTGCAGAACTTCACGTCTTCGGGTACAACAGCGCAGGTGTTTCAGTACAGCAACGCGGATTTGACGAGGATTGTTGCGCTGCCGGCGGTGCCGATCACGGCGCCGAGCGGGAGAGGCACGACGAGCACGATTGCCGGTACGTTCCCGGCGCAGTCGATCACGCTGCTGGTGGTGCCGAAGTAG
- a CDS encoding galactitol-1-phosphate 5-dehydrogenase, with protein MPSMNALVLTEYNHLEVQDRPRPQPAADELVVHVAACGICGSDVHGLDGSSGRRIPPLVMGHEAAGVVAEVGANVQGFRVGDRVTFDSTIYCGDCRFCRRGDMNLCDRREVLGVSCGDYRRDGAFAEYVLVPERIVYKLPDAMPFAEAAMLEAVSVALHAVAVSDVRGGETALVIGAGMIGLLTLQAARAAGCSRVFIADVDATRLALAKELGATETLHLSGGELVRRCQELTEGAGVDLVLEAVGRDETVSTAIDAVRKGGTVTLIGNVTPEVKLPLQKVVSRQLRLQGTAASCGEYPQAIEMITNGTIQVKPLISAVAPLEEGPDWFKRLYAHEPGLMKVVLTPETEGAR; from the coding sequence ATGCCAAGTATGAATGCGCTGGTGTTGACGGAGTATAACCACCTTGAAGTGCAGGATAGGCCCAGGCCTCAACCCGCGGCGGACGAACTGGTTGTGCATGTTGCCGCGTGCGGCATCTGCGGAAGCGACGTGCATGGACTTGATGGATCGTCGGGACGCCGCATTCCGCCGCTGGTGATGGGGCATGAGGCTGCGGGCGTGGTGGCAGAAGTTGGCGCGAATGTGCAGGGCTTTCGCGTGGGCGATCGCGTGACTTTCGATTCGACGATCTACTGCGGCGATTGCCGGTTCTGCCGGCGCGGCGATATGAATCTGTGCGACCGGCGCGAGGTGCTGGGCGTATCGTGCGGCGACTATCGGCGCGATGGAGCGTTCGCCGAATATGTGCTGGTTCCGGAACGCATCGTGTACAAGCTGCCCGACGCAATGCCGTTTGCGGAGGCTGCGATGCTGGAGGCGGTTTCTGTGGCCTTGCATGCAGTGGCGGTGAGCGATGTACGCGGCGGCGAGACGGCGCTGGTGATTGGCGCAGGCATGATCGGCCTGCTCACGTTGCAGGCTGCGCGTGCGGCAGGGTGCAGCCGGGTCTTCATCGCCGACGTAGACGCCACACGGCTTGCGCTCGCGAAGGAACTTGGCGCGACCGAGACACTGCATCTCTCAGGTGGCGAGCTTGTGCGCAGGTGCCAGGAACTGACGGAGGGGGCGGGCGTCGATCTCGTGCTCGAGGCAGTGGGACGGGACGAGACGGTGTCGACTGCGATTGATGCAGTGCGGAAGGGTGGAACGGTGACGCTCATCGGCAACGTTACGCCGGAGGTAAAGCTTCCACTGCAAAAGGTTGTGAGCCGGCAGTTGCGGTTGCAGGGGACGGCGGCGTCGTGCGGCGAATATCCGCAGGCGATTGAGATGATCACGAATGGGACGATTCAGGTGAAGCCACTGATCTCGGCTGTGGCGCCGCTCGAGGAAGGACCGGATTGGTTCAAGCGCCTCTACGCGCATGAGCCGGGGCTGATGAAGGTGGTGCTAACTCCGGAGACGGAGGGCGCGCGATGA
- a CDS encoding SDR family NAD(P)-dependent oxidoreductase: protein MSNELFDLSGQVAMVTGTSRGLGQYFARALAKVGADLILTSRKRETLDSFAAEMSALGRRVVSLELDVRDHASIQSMAAAAEAAVGQIHILVNNAGCNVRKPALDVTWDDWNLVLDTNLRGSFFVAQAIARGMVARGYGRIINIGSVTSVFGYAGLAPYGASRGGIRQLTMSLADDWSPHGVTVNCLAPGWFKTSQNRVMYEDPEWVEYLVERIPANRPGMPNDLDGAVVFLASEASRYVTGQTLLVDGGISIGRTRAMVKPKEKD, encoded by the coding sequence ATGAGCAATGAACTTTTCGATCTCTCTGGACAAGTGGCGATGGTGACGGGAACCAGCCGCGGACTGGGACAGTATTTTGCGCGGGCGTTGGCAAAGGTTGGGGCTGACCTGATTTTGACGAGCCGCAAGCGGGAGACGCTCGACAGCTTCGCAGCGGAGATGAGCGCGCTCGGACGGCGCGTGGTTTCGCTGGAACTGGATGTGCGCGATCATGCCAGCATTCAGAGCATGGCTGCGGCAGCCGAAGCCGCTGTGGGGCAGATTCACATCCTGGTGAATAACGCGGGCTGCAATGTGCGCAAACCGGCGCTGGATGTTACTTGGGACGATTGGAATCTGGTGCTCGACACGAATCTGCGCGGGAGTTTTTTCGTGGCGCAGGCGATCGCGCGGGGCATGGTTGCGCGCGGTTATGGACGCATCATCAATATCGGCTCTGTGACTAGCGTGTTTGGATACGCGGGGCTGGCGCCGTATGGGGCCAGCCGCGGCGGGATTCGCCAGTTGACGATGAGCTTGGCCGACGATTGGAGCCCGCACGGCGTGACGGTGAACTGCCTGGCGCCGGGGTGGTTCAAGACAAGCCAGAATCGCGTGATGTATGAGGACCCTGAATGGGTGGAGTACCTGGTTGAGCGCATTCCGGCGAATCGGCCGGGGATGCCGAATGATCTTGACGGCGCCGTCGTGTTTCTTGCTTCGGAGGCCAGCCGGTACGTGACTGGACAGACGCTGCTGGTAGATGGAGGCATTTCGATTGGGCGGACGCGCGCGATGGTGAAGCCAAAGGAGAAGGATTAG
- a CDS encoding MFS transporter, translated as MRIPRRRWRIAWLLGIGVLVNYFDRVNLSVSHQALRHDFGISDVTFGYLLGAYNWTYALCQLPIGVLLDGLGVALVGRISILIWSAASFAGSLAPGIRSLFGARFLLGVGEAPTFPANAKATGAWFPQHERSFATSFFDAAAKFASAAGVPLLGALLLQVGWRMSFAATGVISLLYFALFFAIYREPEEDTKLTPEEFAYIRADEEQVPQTEIRFTLFSLLRRKKVIGLALGFGSYNYVFYLLLSWLPSYLSLALHIDLLHSFLYTGVPWLIATVTDMLIGGLLVDALVRRGWNASRVRMTVLVLGTAFGLGIIGAGWSHTPAQALTWISISIGGLSAAAPVGWSVPSLIAPKGSVGRVGGILNFSNQLSGVAAPIITGYVVQARHSFAGAFIVAGAYLAIGICGYIFLLRDTHNIAGEPA; from the coding sequence ATGCGCATACCGCGCCGCCGCTGGCGCATCGCCTGGCTGCTGGGCATCGGAGTGCTCGTCAACTACTTCGATCGCGTCAACCTCTCCGTATCGCACCAGGCCCTCCGGCACGACTTCGGCATCTCCGACGTAACGTTCGGCTATCTCCTTGGGGCCTACAACTGGACCTACGCCCTCTGCCAGTTGCCCATCGGTGTACTCCTCGACGGCCTTGGCGTCGCGCTGGTGGGCCGGATCAGCATTCTCATCTGGAGCGCGGCTTCCTTCGCCGGCTCATTAGCGCCGGGCATCCGCAGCCTCTTCGGCGCGCGCTTCCTGCTCGGAGTTGGCGAAGCGCCCACGTTCCCGGCAAACGCCAAAGCCACCGGCGCGTGGTTCCCGCAGCACGAGCGCAGCTTCGCCACCAGCTTCTTTGACGCGGCCGCAAAGTTCGCTTCCGCTGCCGGAGTTCCTCTGCTTGGCGCACTGCTGCTCCAGGTCGGTTGGCGAATGAGCTTCGCCGCCACCGGCGTCATCAGCCTTCTCTATTTCGCATTGTTCTTCGCCATCTATCGCGAGCCGGAAGAAGACACCAAGCTCACGCCCGAGGAATTCGCCTACATCCGTGCCGATGAAGAGCAGGTCCCTCAAACCGAGATACGCTTCACACTCTTCAGCCTGCTCCGCAGAAAGAAAGTCATCGGTCTCGCGCTCGGTTTCGGCTCCTACAACTACGTCTTCTATCTCCTGCTCTCCTGGCTGCCCAGCTATCTCTCGCTGGCCCTGCACATTGACCTGCTCCACTCGTTTCTATATACGGGCGTCCCTTGGCTCATCGCGACCGTTACCGACATGCTCATCGGAGGCCTCCTCGTCGACGCACTCGTCCGCCGCGGTTGGAACGCAAGCCGAGTGCGCATGACCGTGTTGGTCTTGGGAACCGCGTTTGGCCTCGGTATCATCGGCGCGGGCTGGTCGCACACGCCTGCGCAGGCGCTTACCTGGATCAGCATCTCCATCGGTGGACTTTCAGCCGCCGCGCCAGTGGGCTGGTCAGTGCCCTCACTCATCGCACCCAAAGGCAGCGTCGGCCGCGTCGGCGGAATCCTCAACTTCTCGAATCAACTCTCAGGCGTCGCCGCGCCCATCATCACCGGATACGTCGTGCAGGCGCGCCATTCCTTCGCCGGCGCATTCATTGTGGCGGGCGCATACCTCGCCATCGGCATTTGCGGATACATCTTCCTCTTGCGCGACACGCACAATATCGCCGGAGAACCCGCCTAA
- a CDS encoding sugar phosphate isomerase/epimerase family protein, whose product MDRRTFLAAASSAIIADVVLPAGTAAQSSEGKLKPMAVGLLVSPHDSPEATIKRVHDLGFSNCFLSLDGYIGKFTPDAATQIKDLLAKYDVVATTVEVVGPAPLEWNFLKGPATIGLVPPSMRAARIDALRQASDFAKLLGVSQVQTHCGFIPEDPGDALYAGTVEAVRTVAQHCQRNDQHFLMETGQETPTAMSRVIRDVNLPNLGVGLDTANLILYGKANPVDAVDILGPHIRSIHAKDGKWPTDPSQLGEEVLIGKGLVDFRAVFTKLHRIGYTGAVTIERETSGPQQVEDVRNEKLYLEKILSEVLG is encoded by the coding sequence ATGGATCGCCGCACATTTCTTGCTGCTGCTTCTTCCGCAATCATCGCTGATGTTGTTCTGCCGGCCGGAACCGCTGCGCAATCTAGTGAAGGCAAGCTCAAGCCTATGGCCGTGGGGTTGCTGGTGAGCCCGCACGACTCGCCTGAAGCAACCATCAAGCGTGTCCACGACCTTGGATTCTCGAACTGCTTCCTGTCACTCGACGGATATATCGGCAAATTCACACCGGATGCAGCTACGCAGATCAAGGACCTGCTGGCGAAATACGATGTGGTCGCGACTACGGTCGAGGTGGTGGGGCCGGCGCCGCTGGAGTGGAACTTTCTGAAGGGGCCTGCCACGATCGGGCTGGTGCCGCCGTCGATGCGTGCCGCGCGCATTGATGCGCTCCGGCAAGCTTCGGATTTCGCGAAGTTGCTGGGAGTGTCGCAGGTGCAGACGCATTGCGGGTTCATTCCGGAAGATCCGGGAGACGCGCTCTATGCGGGGACCGTCGAAGCGGTTCGCACTGTGGCGCAGCACTGCCAACGCAATGATCAGCATTTCCTGATGGAGACCGGGCAGGAGACGCCGACGGCGATGTCGCGCGTGATTCGCGATGTGAATCTGCCGAATCTCGGCGTGGGTCTGGATACTGCGAACCTAATCCTCTACGGCAAGGCGAACCCGGTGGATGCAGTGGACATTCTGGGGCCGCACATCCGGAGCATTCACGCGAAGGACGGGAAGTGGCCAACTGATCCGAGCCAACTGGGCGAGGAAGTGCTGATCGGCAAAGGCCTCGTCGATTTCCGCGCGGTCTTCACCAAGCTGCATCGCATCGGGTACACCGGGGCGGTCACAATAGAACGTGAGACGTCAGGTCCGCAGCAGGTTGAGGATGTGCGGAACGAGAAGCTATATCTTGAGAAGATCCTAAGCGAAGTGCTTGGCTGA
- a CDS encoding Gfo/Idh/MocA family protein: MNRRRFLETGAMAASAMLLLKSKTAFGYQANSAVRHGLIGCGNRGTSVATSFAQNTSAQIVALADIFQDQLDGGKKHFDKVNSDLGKAPIDSKLLFRGPHAFEQMANSKDVDLIQISTPPFFHVQHLDAAVAAGKHVYCEKPVGIDVRQAKQALEIGKRVKSNQSVDVGFQCRNAPPIAAIAEKIKSGALGKIATVSGNYNAPASTEKNRPGASKDEYRLRNWLWDRALSGDILVEQNIHIIDLCNWMLGAKPLKATATGGRNVLNHYGDCWDNYQVDYTYPDNVHFSFASTQFGSDGAFDAGLKLFGEKGSGTVPYSGPIQITGANAWAWKDSTEAAQGSGQFAANGAFLDNLAHADREKERTFIDSIVSGQAHNQIAEGVQTALSCMLGRMAGLKGTEITWDELLKHGETYELGFSVEEFA, from the coding sequence ATGAATCGTCGGCGTTTTCTTGAGACCGGAGCGATGGCTGCTTCGGCGATGCTTCTGCTGAAATCGAAGACAGCGTTTGGATACCAGGCGAACTCGGCCGTTCGGCACGGCCTGATTGGTTGCGGGAACCGCGGCACCTCGGTGGCGACGTCGTTTGCGCAGAACACTTCAGCGCAGATTGTGGCGCTTGCCGATATTTTTCAGGATCAGCTCGACGGCGGTAAGAAGCATTTCGACAAGGTGAATTCCGATTTGGGGAAGGCGCCGATCGACAGCAAGCTACTCTTCCGCGGACCGCATGCGTTCGAGCAGATGGCGAATTCGAAGGATGTCGACCTGATTCAGATCTCGACCCCGCCGTTCTTCCACGTGCAACATCTTGATGCTGCAGTTGCCGCGGGCAAACACGTGTATTGCGAGAAGCCCGTAGGCATCGATGTTCGCCAGGCGAAGCAGGCGCTCGAGATCGGCAAACGCGTGAAGTCGAACCAGAGCGTGGACGTAGGGTTCCAATGCCGCAACGCTCCGCCGATCGCGGCGATTGCAGAGAAGATCAAGAGCGGTGCGTTGGGAAAGATTGCCACAGTGAGCGGCAACTATAACGCGCCGGCATCGACTGAGAAGAATCGCCCGGGCGCGTCAAAGGACGAGTATCGTCTGCGTAACTGGTTGTGGGACCGGGCACTCTCCGGCGACATTCTCGTCGAGCAGAACATTCATATCATCGACCTTTGCAACTGGATGCTGGGAGCAAAGCCGTTGAAGGCGACGGCGACCGGCGGGCGCAATGTGCTGAATCACTACGGCGATTGCTGGGACAACTACCAGGTGGACTACACCTATCCCGATAACGTGCACTTCTCGTTTGCGTCGACCCAGTTTGGAAGTGATGGCGCCTTCGATGCGGGGCTGAAGCTGTTTGGCGAAAAGGGATCGGGGACGGTTCCCTACTCCGGGCCGATTCAGATCACGGGCGCAAACGCGTGGGCCTGGAAAGATTCCACGGAAGCTGCGCAGGGGTCAGGGCAGTTCGCTGCGAACGGCGCGTTCCTCGATAATCTTGCGCATGCCGATCGCGAAAAGGAACGCACGTTCATCGACAGCATCGTTTCGGGTCAGGCACATAATCAGATCGCCGAAGGCGTGCAAACTGCGCTGAGCTGCATGCTGGGCCGCATGGCTGGGCTGAAGGGCACAGAAATCACGTGGGATGAACTGCTGAAGCACGGCGAGACGTACGAACTCGGGTTCAGTGTTGAGGAGTTCGCGTAG